One Triticum dicoccoides isolate Atlit2015 ecotype Zavitan chromosome 4B, WEW_v2.0, whole genome shotgun sequence genomic window carries:
- the LOC119294785 gene encoding DELLA protein RHT-1-like — translation MKREYQDAGGSGGGGGGMGSSEDKMMVSGSAAAGEGEEVDELLAALGYKVRASDMADVAQKLEQLEMAMGMGGVGAGAAPDDSFATHLATDTVHYNPTDLSSWVESMLSELNAPPPPLPPAPQLNASTSSTVTGGGYFDLPPSVDSSCSTYALRPIPSPAVAPADLSADSVARDPKRMRTGGSSTSSSSSSSSLGGGGARSSVVEAAPPVAAAAGAPALPVVVVDTQEAGIRLVHALLACAEAVQQENFSAAEALVKQIPLLAASQGGAMRKVAAYFGEALARRVFRFRPQPDSSLLDAAFADLLHAHFYESCPYLKFAHFTANQAILEAFAGCRRVHVVDFGIKQGMQWPALLQALALRPGGPPSFRLTGVGPPQPDETDALQQVGWKLAQFAHTIRVDFQYRGLVAATLADLEPFMLQPEGEEDPNEEPEVIAVNSVFEMHRLLAQPGALEKVLGTVRAVRPRIVTVVEQEANHNSGTFLDRFTESLHYYSTMFDSLEGGSSGGPSEVSSGAAAAPAAAGTDQVMSEVYLGRQICNVVACEGAERTERHETLGQWRNRLGNAGFETVHLGSNAYKQASTLLALFAGGDGYKVEEKEGCLTLGWHTRPLIATSAWRLAAP, via the coding sequence ATGAAGCGCGAGTACCAGGACGCCGGAGGGAGCGGCGGTGGCGGGGGAGGCATGGGCTCGTCCGAGGACAAGATGATGgtgtcggggtcggcggcggcgggggagggggaggaggtggacgagctgctggcggcgctcgggtACAAGGTGCGGGCGTCCGACATGGCGGACGTGGCGCAGAAGCTGGAGCAGCTGGAGATGGCCATGGGGATGGGCGGCGTGGGCGCCGGCGCCGCGCCCGACGACAGCTTCGCCACCCACCTCGCCACGGACACCGTGCACTACAACCCCACCGACCTCTCCTCCTGGGTCGAGAGCATGCTGTCGGAGCtcaacgcgccgccgccgcccctcccgcccGCCCCGCAGCTcaacgcctccacctcctccaccgtCACCGGCGGCGGGTACTTCGATCTCCCGCCCTCCGTCGACTCCTCCTGCAGCACCTACGCGCTGCGGCCGATCCCGTCCCCGGCCGTCGCGCCGGCCGACCTCTCCGCCGACTCCGTCGCGCGGGATCCCAAGCGGATGCGCACTGGCGGCAGCAGCAcctcgtcgtcatcctcatcgTCCTCTCTCGGCGGTGGCGGCGccaggagctctgtggtggaggctGCCCCGCCGGTGGCCGCCGCGGCCGGTGCGCCCGCGCTGCCGGTCGTCGTGGTCGACACGCAGGAGGCCGGGATTCGGCTGGTGCACGCGCTGCTGGCGTGCGCGGAGGCCGTGCAGCAGGAGAACTTCTCTGCCGCGGAGGCGCTGGTGAAGCAGATACCCTTGCTGGCCGCGTCCCAGGGCGGCGCCATGCGCAAGGTCGCCGCCTACTTCGGCGAGGCCCTCGCCCGCCGCGTCTTCCGCTTCCGCCCGCAGCCGGACAGCTCCCTCCTCGACGCCGCCTTCGCCGACCTCCTCCACGCGCACTTCTACGAGTCCTGCCCCTACCTCAAGTTCGCCCACTTCACCGCCAACCAGGCCATCCTGGAGGCGTTCGCCGGCTGCCGCCGCGTGCACGTCGTCGACTTCGGCATCAAGCAGGGGATGCAGTGGCCCGCCCTTCTCCAGGCCCTGGCGCTCCGTCCCGGCGGCCCTCCCTCGTTCCGCCTCACCGGCGTCGGCCCCCCGCAGCCGGACGAGACCGACGCCTTGCAGCAGGTGGGCTGGAAGCTCGCCCAGTTCGCGCACACCATCCGCGTCGACTTCCAGTACCGCGGCCTCGTCGCCGCCACGCTCGCGGACCTGGAGCCGTTCATGCTGCAGCCGGAGGGCGAGGAGGACCCGAACGAGGAGCCCGAGGTAATCGCCGTCAACTCGGTCTTCGAGATGCACCGGCTGCTCGCGCAGCCCGGCGCCCTGGAGAAGGTCCTGGGCACCGTGCGCGCCGTGCGGCCGAGGATCGTCACCGTGGTGGAGCAGGAGGCGAACCACAACTCCGGCACATTCCTGGACCGCTTCACCGAGTCCCTGCACTACTACTCCACCATGTTCGATTCTCTGGAGGGCGGCAGCTCCGGCGGCCCATCCGAAGTCTCATCTGGGGCGGCTGCTGCTCCTGCCGCCGCCGGCACGGACCAGGTCATGTCCGAGGTGTACCTCGGCCGGCAGATCTGCAACGTGGTGGCCTGCGAGGGGGCGGAGCGCACAGAGCGGCACGAGACCCTGGGGCAGTGGCGGAACCGCCTCGGCAACGCCGGGTTCGAGACCGTCCACCTGGGCTCCAATGCCTACAAGCAGGCGAGCACGCTGCTGGCGCTCTTCGCCGGCGGCGACGGGtacaaggtggaggagaaggagggcTGCCTGACGCTGGGGTGGCACACGCGCCCGCTGATCGCCACCTCCGCATGGCGCCTGGCCGCGCCGTGA